A stretch of Arachis hypogaea cultivar Tifrunner chromosome 15, arahy.Tifrunner.gnm2.J5K5, whole genome shotgun sequence DNA encodes these proteins:
- the LOC140179268 gene encoding uncharacterized protein — protein MRHPRDSEAWKTFDLLHDRFDEDPRNVRLGLVADEFNPFGAMRTNYSVWPVVLIPYNRPSWECMKPTSLILSMIIPGEKMPGNNIDVYLQPLIKELKELWHDGVQTLDKFKNEMFTLRAALMWTISDFPGLGNLSGWNVHSKYACPTCNFNTDSYRLKHGGKWCFLGHRRFLERGHKFRLSRAKFNGKIELRDPPAVLTGSEILEQLEGINVSFGKELQASKGKRTRRKVVEEDDELGMWRKKSIFFDLPYWESNLLRHNLDVMHIEKNVCDNVLYTLLNETGRSKDNLKARKDLKEMGIRKDLWPDENGRYHPSLFTMSNSMKDVFLRTIKNIRVPDGLSSNISRCVDLKQRKLSGLKSHDCHVLMQQLLPIAIRNVLPDKVTAVLIELSSFFQQLCSKSLSLTELEKLQPRIILTLCHLEMLFPPSFFTIMVHLTCHLVDEAKLGGPVHYRWMYPIERYLGHLKSYVRNKCG, from the exons ATGAGGCATCCGCGGGATTCTGAAGCTTGGAAGACATTTGATTTACTTCATGATAGGTTTGACGAAGATCCTCGAAATGTACGTCTTGGTCTTGTAGCTGATGAATTCAACCCCTTTGGAGCTATGCGTACAAACTATAGCGTTTGGCCAGTGGTGCTTATTCCATACAATCGACCTTCATGGGAGTGCATGAAGCCAACATCACTAATCTTGTCAATGATTATTCCTGGAGAGAAAATGCCGGGAAACAACATAGACGTATACTTACAACCTCTTATCAAAGAGTTAAAAGAGTTGTGGCATGATGGTGTTCAAACATTAGATAAGTTCAAGAATGAAATGTTTACATTGCGAGCAGCATTAATGTGGACAATTAGTGATTTTCCAGGCCTTGGTAACTTATCTGGGTGGAACGTACACAGTAAATATGCTTGTCCCACATGTAACTTCAACACTgattcatatagattaaagcatggTGGAAAATGGTGTTTTTTGGGGCATCGCCGTTTCTTAGAAAGGGGTCATAAGTTTAGGCTAAGTCGTGCAAAATTTAATGGAAAAATTGAGTTGAGGGATCCCCCAGCAGTACTAACAGGGTCAGAAATATTGGAACAACTTGAAGGCATCAATGTTTCATTTGGGAAGGAACTACAGGCAAGTAAAGGTAAGAGGACTCGACGAAAAGTtgttgaagaagatgatgaattggGGATGTGGAGGAAGAAAAGCATATTTTTTGATCTTCCTTATTGGGAGTCTAACTTATTGCGCCACAATCTAGATGTCATGCATATTGAAAAGAATGTTTGCGACAATGTATTATACACTTTGCTCAATGAGACTGGAAGGTCAAAGGATAATCTCAAAGCTCGTAAGGATCTCAAAGAAATGGGTATAAGGAAAGATTTATGGCCAGATGAAAATGGGAGATATCATCCATCTTTGTTCACAATGTCAAATTCCATGAAAGATGTATTCTTGCGTACTATAAAGAATATTAGAGTACCAGATGGTCTCTCGAGTAATATTTCACGGTGTGTTGACCTGAAGCAAAGAAAGCTCTCTGGATTGAAGAGCCATGATTGCCATGTCCTTATGCAGCAACTATTACCCATTGCCATACGTAATGTGCTACCAGATAAAGTTACTGCAGTGCTAATAGAGTTGTCTTCATTCTTTCAACAGTTGTGCTCTAAAAGCTTAAGTCTTACAGAACTTGAGAAGCTCCAACCTCGAATAATCCTTACCCTTTGTCATTTAGAAATGTtgttccctccttctttctttacAATCATGGTTCATTTAACCTGTCATCTAGTTGATGAAGCAAAACTTGGAGGACCAGTACACTATAGGTGGATGTATCCTATTGAGAG GTATTTAGGACATTTGAAGTCCTATGTACGAAACAAATGTGGCTGA
- the LOC112748653 gene encoding uncharacterized protein, translated as MDEYGASTCLHLLAKDVHNLPEGLRIVVTFDKHHAAIGEAAGLLAGVCGQLATDCVAFPISFEKWSDIPKSFFENQWNIFFLARFCFKVSDNLAKRFLLQSLGKKWREHRIKLWNDFYDPRLSKTEIINNAPEDIAPDQWALFVEYRLKPETQKLCKRNQEIRQKQIIPHTSGAKSIARRRAELTEETGKEVSRVQMWDITHKKTDGSYVNEKAKEIAVRLKCNK; from the exons ATGG ATGAATACGGAGCTAGTACATGCCTTCATTTATTAGCGAAGGATGTGCATAATTTGCCAGAAGGTTTGCGCATAGTTGTCACTTTTGATAAACATCATGCAGCAATAGGAGAAGCAGCTGGACTCCTTGCAGGAGTTTGTGGGCAATTGGCCACTGATTGTGTAGCATTTCCAATCAGTTTTGAAAAGTGGTCAGACATTCCAAAAagcttttttgaaaatcaatggaATATTTTTTTCCTA GCTCGATTTTGCTTCAAAGTGAGTGATAACTTGGCCAAACGATTTTTGCTCCAATCACTTGGCAAAAAATGGAGGGAACATAGGATAAAGCTTTGGAATGATTTTTATGATCCGAGGTTGAGTAAAACCGAGATCATAAATAATGCACCAGAAGATATTGCTCCTGATCAATGGGCTTTATTTGTAGAATATCGTTTGAAGCCTGAAACTCAG AAACTTTGTAAGAGGAATCAAGAAATTCGGCAAAAACAAATAATTCCTCATACTTCAGGTGCTAAATCAATTGCAAGAAGAAGGGCTGAATTG ACGGAAGAGACGGGAAAAGAAGTTAGTAGGGTTCAAATGTGGGACATAACTCACAAGAAAACAGATGGAAGTTATGTTAATGAAAAAGCTAAAGAAATAGCGGTAAGACTAAAGTGTAATAAGTAA